The following is a genomic window from Flavobacteriales bacterium.
GACGGTCATGCGGCCGTGGTGAACACCGCCGCCATGCGGGCCGTGGGGCTCGACGTGGAGGCCGAGGTGGAAGGCGGCCTGATGATGAAGCGCGACGGCCGGCCCACGGGCCTCCTGGTGGACAACGCGGTGAACGTGTTCCAGAAGATCTTCGATGACGCGGACGAGGCCACCAAGCGACAGGCCCTGCTGGACGCGCAGGCCGACTGCTTGGCCGCGGGGCTCACGATGGTGGTGGACGCGGGGCTGGACACCAACACCATCGCCCTCATCCGCCGCCTGCAGGGCGAGGGCGTGCTGAAGATCAGGGTGTACGCCATGGTGTCCGATGCCCCGGGCCACCTGGACCACTTCGCACGGCACGGACGCATCGACGACGAGCGGCTGAAGGTGAACAGCGTGAAGGTTTACGCGGACGGGGCCCTCGGCTCGCGCGGTGCGCTGCTGAAGGCCCCGTACCACGACCATCCCGGACACCATGGACTGCAACTGGCCACGCGCGAGCACTTCGCGGAGGTGGCGGCGTGGTGCAAGGCCCACGACTTCCAGATGAACACGCACTGCATCGGCGACAGCGCCAACAGGCTGCTGCTGGAGGTCTATGGCGAAGTGCTCGGGGGCACCAACGACCGGCGCTGGCGGATCGAGCATGCGCAGGTGGTGTCGCCGCAGGACCGGCCGCTCTTCGCGCGGTACAGCATCGTGCCGAGCGTACAACCCACCCACGCCACCAGTGACGGACCCTGGGCGGAGCAGCGGCTGGGGCCGGACCGCATCGCGCATGCCTATGCCTACGAGGACCTGCGCCGCACCATGGGCGTGGCGGCCCTGGGCACCGACTTCCCGGTGGAAGGCATCGATCCGCTGCAGACCTACCGCAGTGCGGTGCTGCGCCAGGCCGCTGATGGCTGGCCGGAGGGCGGGTACCTGCCGGGGAACGCCCTGAAGCCGATGGACGCCCTGCGCGGCATCACCATCTGGAACGCGCTGGCGACCTTCACGGAGGAGGAGCTGGGCAGCCTGGAGCCCGGCAAGCGGGCGGACCTCACCGTGGTGGACCGCGACCTGGCGAAGGCCGATGCGGAAGGCCTGCGCAAGGCGCGCGTCGTGGCCACCTTCGTGAACGGCGAGCGCCTGCATTGACGGTACCTTCGGCAGCGATGACCACCGGCGCCTTCGTGCTCTCGCTCGACTTCGAGCTGTACTGGGGCATGCGCGACCGGCGTACCCTGGAGGCGTACGGTCCGCGGATCCTGGGCGTGCGGCAGGCACTGCCGCGGATGCTCGACGTCTTCGATGCGCACGGGGTGAAGGCCACCATCGCCACGGTGGGGCTGCTCTTCTTCCGCGACAAGGCCGGCCTGCTGGCGGCATTGCCCGATCGGCGGCCCGGCTACGCCAACACGGCCCTCTCACCCTATCACGGCCACATCGACGGCATCGGCCCGGCCGAGGAGCACGACCCCTACCACTACGGCGCCTCGCTGGTGCGCCTCATCCAGCGGCATCCGGCGCACGAGGTCGCCTGCCACACCTTCAGCCATTACTACTGCCTGGAGCAGGGCCAGACCGAGGTCGAGTTCGCCGCCGACCTGGAAGCCGCACAACGCGCGGCCGCCGCGTACGGGATCACGCTCAAGAGCTTCGTCTTCCCCCGCAACCAGTACAACGCGCGCTACCTGGGCCTGTGCCACGCCCACGGCATCACGGCCTACCGGGGCAACGAGCGCAGCTGGCTCTACCAGGCGCGCAACCGCGAGGACGAATCGCGCTTCCGCAGGGCCTTGCGGCTGCTGGACACCTGGTTGCCCTTGAGCGGACCGAACACCCACGCGTGGCCGGCGGTGCAGGAAGGCCTTCCGGTGGATGTGCCCTCGAGCCGCTTCCTGCGGCCGTGGTCAGCGCGCTATGCCCCGCTGGACGGGTTGAAGCTGCGGCGCATCACCAACGCCATGGACCACGCGGCGCAGCGCGGCGAACTGTTCCACCTCTGGTGGCATCCGCACAACTTCGGCGCCGACCTGGAGCGCAACATGGCCTTCCTGGAACGGATCCTGGACCACTACACGCACCTCCACCGGACCACCGGCCTGCGCAGCCTCACCATGGCCGAGGTGGCGCAGGAAGCGCGCGAACGCCATGGCGGCTGAACGGGTGGTGCTGTTGGCACGGGCGAGCGGGGCCACCGCCATGCTCTACCACGCCCTCGCCGCGCACCACGACGTGCAGGTGGTGCTGGAGGACCCTCCTCCACCGGTGCAGCTGCTGCGCTCGCGGGTGCGCCGCCTGGGCCTTTGGCGCGTGCTGGGCCAGGTGCTCTTCCAGCTGCTGGTGGCGCGCAGGCTGGCGCGACGTTCCTGGCATCGCGTACAGGCCATCCTTCGGTCCACCGGCACCTCCCAGGCGCCCATCCCGACGACGGTGACGCACCACGTGCCCACCGTGAACGGCCCGGACTGCCACGCCCTGCTCAAGCGCCTGGCCCCGCGCGTGGTGGTGATCAACGGCACGCGCATCCTGAAACGCGGCACGCTGAGCGCCATCGGAGCGCCCGTGCTGAATACGCACGTGGGCATCACCCCGCGCTACCGGGGCGTACACGGCGCGTATTGGGCCCTGGTGAACAACGATCGCGCGCATTGCGGCGTCACGGTGCACCTGGTGGATGAAGGGATCGATACCGGCGGGGTGCTCCACCAGGCCCTGATCGATCCCGGTCCGGAGGACGACTTCAGCACCTACCCGGTCCTGCAGATCGCCGCAGGCTGCCCGCTGATTGTGCGGGCCGTGCGCGAAGCCCTGGACGGCAGGCTGCTGGTGGTGCCGGGCACGCCGGACAGCGCGCGCTGGTACCACCCCACGCTCTGGGAGTACCTGCGGCATCGGCGTCGGATCGGCGTGCGGTGAACGCGCTTGTTCATCGATCGGGATGCCGGACCTGTCGAAGTGATCGCTCGCCGATCAAACCCTGGTGTTAACTCGGCGTCAATGGCACGTTACGGTCATCCGAACGCCGTGCGCACATCCCCACACATGCTCCACCGGCCCACCACCCTGCTCCTCGCCACGCCTCTGCTGATCATGGTCAGCCTCGCACAGAACCTGCCGATGGAGCAGTACTACAGCCCGGACGGGCATCAGTTGCTGCTGGGCGGCCTTCCGAGCACCGGTCTGTACGAGAAGGCGGCCATCCGCACCCTGGACCTCCAATTCACGCAGCCCAACTATTGGCAGCAGCTACAGCAGAACTACCAGGGACAGACGGACATCGCGGCCACGCTGTCGGTGGACGGTACGGTGTATGACAGCGTGGGCGTGCGCTTCAAGGGGCAGACCAGCTACATGATGCTGCCGCCGGGTGCTCAGAAGATGTCCTTCAACGTGACGCTGGACCACGTCGACGCGGGCCAGGACCTGATGGGCTACCAGACGCTGAACCTGAACAACGCCTTCCAGGACGCGTCGTTCCTGCGCGAGGTGGTGTTCCTGGACCTGATCCGCGACCACGTGCCCGCAGCGAAGGCCAACTATGTGCACCTCAACATCAACGGGGCCAGCTGGGGGCTATACCCGAACGTGCAGCAGCTCAACAAGGACTTCATCAGCGAGTGGTTCCGGAGCAACGACGGGCATCGCTGGCGGGCCGACCGGCCCGATGGACAGATGGGCGGTGGTGGTGGTGGTCAATGGGGCGATGGCACGGCCGCCTTGAACGACCTGGGGCCCGACACGGCCGATTACCAGGTGTACTACACACTGAAGGGCACGGACCTCACGAGCGATCCGTGGGAGGCCTTGGTGCTGACCTGTCAGAAGGTGGACGGGCTTCCGCAGGCACAGTTGTTCGACAGCCTGCCGAAGTACCTGGACCTCGACCGCACGCTGTGGTTCCTGGCCTCGGAGATCGCGTTCAGCGACGACGACAGTTACGTGCACAAGGGCAAGATGGATTACTACCTCTACTGGGAGCCCCTCACGGGTCGCATGGTGCCGCACGAGTTCGATGGCAACAGCGTGATGAAGAACAATGCGGTCAACTGGAGCCCCTTCTACCACGAGACCGACGCGAACTATCCGCTGCTGAACCGGCTGCTCGCCGTGCCCGAGTGGCGGCAGCGTTATCTGGCCCACCTGCGCACGCTCATCGGGGAGAAGATGCAGAGCGCTCCCTTCAACGCCTTGGTGGACGGCTACGTGTCGCTGATCGATGCGGAAGTGCAGGCCGACCCCAAGAAGCTGTACACCTACGCCAACTTCCTCACCGAGGTGAACGCCTTGAAGAGCTACATCACCAGCCGGCGCAACACGTTGATGGCGAACAGTGAGGTGGCGCAACCCGCACCGGCGATCCCCTCCGTGGAGCACGTGGTGGCGGGCACGGCCTGGCAGGCGCCACTGCCCACCGAAAGCCCCGTGGTGCGGGCGACGGTCACCAGCGGCAATGGGATCTTTGCCGTGCGGCTCTACCACGGCACGGGCATCGACGGCACCTTCACGCGGATGGCGATGTTCGACGACGGCCTGCATGACGACGGCGCGGCCGGCGATGGCGTATACGCCGCCACCCTCCCGCCCTACGCGCCCAACACCGTGCTGCGCTACTACGTGGAGGCCGTGGCCAACAACCCCGCCCGCACCGTGGTGTACGCACCGCCCGGTGCCGAGCATGATGTGTACACCTACACCGTGCAGGCTCAAACGGCGGTGATGCCCGTGGTGATCAACGAACTGATGAGCAGCAATGCGAGCACGGTGGCGGACAACGCCGGAGAGTACGAGGACTGGATCGAGCTGTTCAACGGCAGCGCGGCGGACATCGACCTCAGCGGCGGGTTCCTCACGGATGACGGCGCCGACCTCTTCAAGTGGACGATCCCGCCAGGCTCCATCGTGCCGGCCGGGGGCTACCTCACCTTCTGGGCGGACGAGGACCAGGTGCAGGGCGACGGCCACACCAACTTCAAGCTCAGCGCCGGCGGCGAGGAGCTGTGGCTGGTGAACGCGGACAGCGCGGTGGTGGACCATGTGGTGTTCGGTGCGATCGCCACGGACATGGGCTATGCGCGGGTGCCGAACGGAAGCGGTCCCTTCGTGGAGCAGGCGCCCACCTTCGCCGCCAACAACGACCTGGCTTCCTCCGTGCATGGAACCGCTGCGGGCACGGCGTTCGAGGCCTACCCCAACCCGACCGCCGGCGCCTTGACCGTACGCTGCGCCGCGCCGACCGACCTGGAGCTGCTCGATGCCACCGGACGTCTCCTATGGAGCGGCCAGGTGAGCGGCACGGCCGACCTTGATCTCCGCTTCAGGGAGAACGGCCAATACCTCCTGCGCTCCACCACCGGTGTGGCGCTGCGGGTGATGGTGCTGCGTTAGCCGAGGGCCTCCAGTGTGCGCCGGATCTGCAGGAAATGCCGGTCCTGGTGCGCGATGGGGAAGCGGAAGGCGTCGCCGACCTTGAAGCGCAGGATGGGGCCCAGGGTGCTGGTGATGCGCTCTCCCTCGATCCCCCGGGTGCGGGCGCGTTCGAGCAGCCCGTGCAGGCCATGGCGCATGTCGGCACAGCGATCGATCGCCGTAAGCCCTTGGGTGCGGGCCGTCCGCGGCTCGAAGGCGAATAGGGTGCGCATGCGCCAGCCGATGCGGCCGTCGGCTCCGGGCTGCATGGCCGTGGTGGCCAGCTGGCCCCAGCGACCCGGCGTGAAGCTGGGCGCGAAGCGCAGGCCATTGTGCGCTTGGGCATAGCAGGCATCGAGGCGGCGGTGGTAGACGCTGCTGCTGAGGTTCATGTGCTCCACCACCTCCAGCGCGCTCCACCGCTTGGGGTCGGGGCGGCGGGTGAGCGTGGTCAGTGGCAGGGTTCGCAGGGTCTCAAGCTGCGCGAGCTGATCGCGGAGGCGTTCCTGCAGGTGGTCGATGAGGGCGAGGGTGTTCAGGGCGTCCATCGGGTCAAAGCTCCCGCCCGATGCACGGGCCGGCGCTTGATGTGGATCAAGAACCCTCAACGCACGCGGGCCCGCAGACGGCTGAACGTCTCTGGGGTCATGCGCAGGTAGCTGGCGATGTCCTTTTGGGCGACCAACTGCAAGAGGTGCGGGCTGCGTCCCATCAGGTTGCGGTATCGCGCCTCCGCATTGAGGGTGAGCTGTTCGATCTCGCGCGTGGCACGCCCGATCAGCAGCTCTTCGAGGATGAGCCGACCCCAACGGTCCATCGCGGGCACGGTATCGTACAGGCCGTAGAGGGCCTCGTGCCGGATGGACCACAGGCGGCTATCGGTGACGGCCTGCACGGCGAAGCGACTGGGCGTGCGGGTGACGAAGGAGTCGTACACCCCGCTCCAGCTGCCGTCGTAAGCGAAGCCCACGCACACCTCCGATCCATCGTGTTCGACGAAGAGCCGCTGCACCCCCAGCTCCACGATGCTGAACCAGGGTTCCACCTCGCCGGTGCGGGTGATGAAGGCGCCCTTGGCGAAGTCGCGCGGCAGCCAGTGCGGTGCGACCACGGTCCATTCGGCGTCGGTGAGCTTCACGTACCTCTCGATGCTGCGGCGAACGAGGGACATGCGACAAAGATGCGGGTGCGAGGCCGTGGGCCAGAGGCCACCAGCCACAGGCCGCAAGCCACAAGCCGCTCACCTCGAGCCACAGCCCACGAGCTGGAGGCTGGAGGCTTCAGACAAGCGTCAGCGCGCATCTGTGTTCATCGGCGTTCATCCCGCAGGGGCGGGACAGGTCCTGTGGTTCATGGCATTCGGCTGGAGGCTGGAGGCTGGCGGCTGGAGGCCTGTGGCTGGTGGCTTCATACAAGCGTCAGCGCGCATCTGTGTTCATCGGCGTTCATCCCGCAGGGGCGGGACAGGGCCTGTGGTCCGTGGCATTCGGCTGGAGGGCTTCGGCCGAACGCGCAGGTGGAGCGGTGCGAGGGCACGACCGAAGCTCACGCAGAGGGGCAGAGGGCGCGGAGGCCGGAAGCTTCAGACAAGCGTCAGCGCGCATCTGTGTTCATCGGCGTTCATCCCGCAGGGGCGGGACAGGTCCTGTGGTCCGTGGCATTCGGCTGGAGGCTGGAGGCTGGCGGCTGGAGGCCTGTGGCTGGTGGCTTCATACAAGCGTCAGCGCGTATCTGTGTTCATCGGCGTTCATCCCGCAGGGGCGGGACAGGTCCTGTGGTTCGTGGCATTCGGCTGGAGGCCTTCGGCCGAACGCGCAGGTGGAGCGGTGCGAGGGTGCAAGAGTGCCGGGATGAAGGCCGGCGCGATAAACTTGTGCGATGGGACAACGGGGCAAGGCGACGCCGGAGACCTGCACGCTGGTGCGGATCCTCGGCGAATCGGTGCGGCCGGGTGAGCGGCGCACGCTGGACCTGCAGGTGGCGCGGCTGTACACCCGCACGCCGGTGGAGATCCCTGTGGTGGTGCAGCGCGGTCCGCAGGAAGGCCCGGTGCTGCTGCTGCTGGCGGGCGTGCATGGCGACGAGATCAACGGGATCGAAGCGGTGCGCCTGGTGATGGACGAGCTGAAGGTGCGGCCGCTGGAGCGGGGCACCCTCATCGCCATCCCCATCCTGAACGTGTTCGGCTTCCTGGCCATGAAGCGGGAGCTGCCGGACGGGCGCGACCTCAACCGCTTCTTTCCCGGCTCGGCGAACGGTTCACTGGCCAGCCGGCTCGCGCATGCCCTCGTGACCGAGGTGCTGCCGGCGGTGGATGCGACGATCGATCTGCACAGTGGCGCCGACCAGCGGCACAACCATCCCCACCTGCGCTACACCGAGGGTGACGAGCGGTCCCTGGTGCTGGCGCACGCCTTCGATCCGCCGCTGCTGCTGAAGGCGGCCATCCGCCCCAAGAGCATCCGGGAGCACCTGGTGAAGCAGCACAAGGCCTATGTGCTGTTCGAGGGTGGCAAGGCGCGCAGCCTGGACGAGGACGCGGTGCGGGTGGCGCTGCGCGGCATCACCCGGATCATGGAGCATCTCGGGTTGTGGACAGGTCCCAGCGACCTGGCGCGCGGTCCGGTGCATCTCTCGCAGAGCAAATGGGTGCGCGCCCCGATGGCCGGCATCTTCCACCCCACCGCGGAGAACGGCTCGCACGTGGCGCGCGGCATGGTGCTGGGCTTCATCACCGACCCGTACGGCGAGCAGGTGCGGCATGTGAAGAGCCCGATCGAGGGCTACATCCTGTGCGTGAACACCAGCCCGGTGGTGAACCACGGCGATGCCCTGATGCACATCGCCTACGACGGCACGCCGTGATCAGCGCACGCTGACACGCAGGACCTGCGCATCAGGCCCGGACCCGATGCGCACCGCGTACAGGCCCGGTGCCCAGTCCCGAACGTCGAAACGGACCAGCTGATCCGTGGTACGCAGGGCGGTGATCACCCGTCCAGCAACGTCCAGCACATCCACGGCCAACGGTGAGGACGCGAAGGGAAGAGACACCCACAGTTCCTCATGGGCCGGCACCGGCCACGCGCGGGCCGCAGTGGCGTCATCGGTGGATGCGATCGCCGTCCACAGCACGAAGAGCGGATCGCTGGTGGCCGTGCAGCCCTCGGCATCGGCGATGCTCACTGCGTAGGTTCCGGTGACCAGGACGTCATAGGTCTGCTGATCCGCACCGGGGATGGGCTGGCCGTCCAGCCACCATTGGTAGGCGGCCGCGGGCGAGCTCTCCAGCGTGTTGCCCAACTGGCTGATGGTGGGCGCTGCCACGGGGGGCAGGACGGAGAACACGAGCGGGTCGGAAGTGCCGAAGCACCCGGCGCTGTTGAAGCCCTCCACGGTGTAGCTGCCGGCGGTGCTCTGGAAGAAGGGCGCGTTCTGCAGGCCGCTGCTCCAGGTGTAGTCCACCAGATCGGCCGGAGCGTTCACCAGCACGCTGTCACCGGCGCAGATGGTGGTGTCCACCGCGAAGGTCATGTCCGGGCCTGCGGCCAGCAGGGCGGCGAAGGCATCCAGTTTGCCGTGGCCATAGAGCGTGTTGGGCGTGGTGCCGGTGAAGGCGTCGGCACGCGCAGAGTTGATGAGGGCCTCCTTCACATCGCTCCACGTGGCGGTGGGGCAGCGTTCAAAGAGCAGGGCCACGGTACCGGTGACCACGGGTGACGCGATGGACGTTCCACCGCCGCGGATATGGTAACCGCCGACATCCACCTTAAAGGGCTGGTTGGCGATGAGGAACTGCACCCACGACAGCGGGGCGGAGCTCAGGGTGATGTCGCCGGTGGACGCGAGGTCGGGCTTCAGGCGGCCATCGCGCGTGGGGCCGTTGCTGCTGCTGGGGCTGATCTCGCCCTCGGTGCCGGGGAAGGTCTGGAAGGTGTTGGTGTAGTCGGTATAGGCCAGCTCGTTCTGGTAGTTGGCCACGGTGATCACCTTGTCGCTGCACGCCCAGGCGTCCACGGTGCGCATCCCGGTGTCGGGATAGCGGTAGAGCGGGTCGTTCTGCCCGTTCACCGGGGAGAGGTCGAACACGATGCGCGAGGTGCCCAGTTCGTTGGCGCTCCACACGTGAAAGCGCCCCTGGCCGGTGGTGCTGAAGCGCCAGCGGTACTCCGCGGAATCGGGCTCGGGGATGAGCACGTCCACGCGCACCTGACCGCCGCGCAGTTCCGCGAAGTACTCCACATGGCCCAGGCGGTTGCCCAGGTCGGAGTACAGCGTGTCGGTGACCACCTGGCCCAGCATGTCCTGCACGCTGTGCCAGGGTCCCCGGCTGCGGGCGAGGTGGTAGCCGGTGTGCCACTGATCGGCGCCCACCGAGAAGCTGACATCGTTGAGGTCGGCGGTGTCGGCCCAGAGCTCGAAGTAGGCGGCCGGCACCCCGAAGCCGCTGGTGTAGTTGGTGAGGAACCACGTGTAGGCCGTGTCCGCCGTCACCGGGTAGCTGAGGTGATAGTCGGGCAGAGTGCGGCTGTTGCCGGCGGCACAGACCATGGCACGGCCGGGCGCGGCATCGAGCAGGCCGTCCACGATCAGCGAAGCGGCGTCGAGGCCATCGTGGCTTCCGAAGTAGGTGCCCAGGCTGGCGTTGATCACCGCGGGCCGGCCGAGGGCGGCGGCGTGGTCGAAGATGTACTGGACGGC
Proteins encoded in this region:
- a CDS encoding amidohydrolase, with protein sequence MKTIVHRIAAASRAALLLPLLPLTGCYQHVDADLVVHNAVIHSMDEAGTVHQAMAVKDGRILELGPEREILNRYDAKERYDAAGRSVYPGFIDGHCHFLGYGLNKQKVDLTGSRSWSEVLERTAAFARTHPGQGWLLGRGWDQNDWPQAGWPDNTALDSLFPDRPVLLQRVDGHAAVVNTAAMRAVGLDVEAEVEGGLMMKRDGRPTGLLVDNAVNVFQKIFDDADEATKRQALLDAQADCLAAGLTMVVDAGLDTNTIALIRRLQGEGVLKIRVYAMVSDAPGHLDHFARHGRIDDERLKVNSVKVYADGALGSRGALLKAPYHDHPGHHGLQLATREHFAEVAAWCKAHDFQMNTHCIGDSANRLLLEVYGEVLGGTNDRRWRIEHAQVVSPQDRPLFARYSIVPSVQPTHATSDGPWAEQRLGPDRIAHAYAYEDLRRTMGVAALGTDFPVEGIDPLQTYRSAVLRQAADGWPEGGYLPGNALKPMDALRGITIWNALATFTEEELGSLEPGKRADLTVVDRDLAKADAEGLRKARVVATFVNGERLH
- a CDS encoding polysaccharide deacetylase family protein, coding for MTTGAFVLSLDFELYWGMRDRRTLEAYGPRILGVRQALPRMLDVFDAHGVKATIATVGLLFFRDKAGLLAALPDRRPGYANTALSPYHGHIDGIGPAEEHDPYHYGASLVRLIQRHPAHEVACHTFSHYYCLEQGQTEVEFAADLEAAQRAAAAYGITLKSFVFPRNQYNARYLGLCHAHGITAYRGNERSWLYQARNREDESRFRRALRLLDTWLPLSGPNTHAWPAVQEGLPVDVPSSRFLRPWSARYAPLDGLKLRRITNAMDHAAQRGELFHLWWHPHNFGADLERNMAFLERILDHYTHLHRTTGLRSLTMAEVAQEARERHGG
- a CDS encoding formyl transferase; amino-acid sequence: MAAERVVLLARASGATAMLYHALAAHHDVQVVLEDPPPPVQLLRSRVRRLGLWRVLGQVLFQLLVARRLARRSWHRVQAILRSTGTSQAPIPTTVTHHVPTVNGPDCHALLKRLAPRVVVINGTRILKRGTLSAIGAPVLNTHVGITPRYRGVHGAYWALVNNDRAHCGVTVHLVDEGIDTGGVLHQALIDPGPEDDFSTYPVLQIAAGCPLIVRAVREALDGRLLVVPGTPDSARWYHPTLWEYLRHRRRIGVR
- a CDS encoding CotH kinase family protein, yielding MLHRPTTLLLATPLLIMVSLAQNLPMEQYYSPDGHQLLLGGLPSTGLYEKAAIRTLDLQFTQPNYWQQLQQNYQGQTDIAATLSVDGTVYDSVGVRFKGQTSYMMLPPGAQKMSFNVTLDHVDAGQDLMGYQTLNLNNAFQDASFLREVVFLDLIRDHVPAAKANYVHLNINGASWGLYPNVQQLNKDFISEWFRSNDGHRWRADRPDGQMGGGGGGQWGDGTAALNDLGPDTADYQVYYTLKGTDLTSDPWEALVLTCQKVDGLPQAQLFDSLPKYLDLDRTLWFLASEIAFSDDDSYVHKGKMDYYLYWEPLTGRMVPHEFDGNSVMKNNAVNWSPFYHETDANYPLLNRLLAVPEWRQRYLAHLRTLIGEKMQSAPFNALVDGYVSLIDAEVQADPKKLYTYANFLTEVNALKSYITSRRNTLMANSEVAQPAPAIPSVEHVVAGTAWQAPLPTESPVVRATVTSGNGIFAVRLYHGTGIDGTFTRMAMFDDGLHDDGAAGDGVYAATLPPYAPNTVLRYYVEAVANNPARTVVYAPPGAEHDVYTYTVQAQTAVMPVVINELMSSNASTVADNAGEYEDWIELFNGSAADIDLSGGFLTDDGADLFKWTIPPGSIVPAGGYLTFWADEDQVQGDGHTNFKLSAGGEELWLVNADSAVVDHVVFGAIATDMGYARVPNGSGPFVEQAPTFAANNDLASSVHGTAAGTAFEAYPNPTAGALTVRCAAPTDLELLDATGRLLWSGQVSGTADLDLRFRENGQYLLRSTTGVALRVMVLR
- a CDS encoding DinB family protein, translated to MDALNTLALIDHLQERLRDQLAQLETLRTLPLTTLTRRPDPKRWSALEVVEHMNLSSSVYHRRLDACYAQAHNGLRFAPSFTPGRWGQLATTAMQPGADGRIGWRMRTLFAFEPRTARTQGLTAIDRCADMRHGLHGLLERARTRGIEGERITSTLGPILRFKVGDAFRFPIAHQDRHFLQIRRTLEALG
- a CDS encoding Crp/Fnr family transcriptional regulator yields the protein MSLVRRSIERYVKLTDAEWTVVAPHWLPRDFAKGAFITRTGEVEPWFSIVELGVQRLFVEHDGSEVCVGFAYDGSWSGVYDSFVTRTPSRFAVQAVTDSRLWSIRHEALYGLYDTVPAMDRWGRLILEELLIGRATREIEQLTLNAEARYRNLMGRSPHLLQLVAQKDIASYLRMTPETFSRLRARVR
- a CDS encoding succinylglutamate desuccinylase/aspartoacylase family protein codes for the protein MGQRGKATPETCTLVRILGESVRPGERRTLDLQVARLYTRTPVEIPVVVQRGPQEGPVLLLLAGVHGDEINGIEAVRLVMDELKVRPLERGTLIAIPILNVFGFLAMKRELPDGRDLNRFFPGSANGSLASRLAHALVTEVLPAVDATIDLHSGADQRHNHPHLRYTEGDERSLVLAHAFDPPLLLKAAIRPKSIREHLVKQHKAYVLFEGGKARSLDEDAVRVALRGITRIMEHLGLWTGPSDLARGPVHLSQSKWVRAPMAGIFHPTAENGSHVARGMVLGFITDPYGEQVRHVKSPIEGYILCVNTSPVVNHGDALMHIAYDGTP
- a CDS encoding S8 family peptidase; this translates as MRFPFVLLLSAVLAMAASAQRPQPFGLQLEHHLRQPHRPGAEVDLLLRGDAATLAVAVLELGGRVKSVTRDVLSVTVPVDRVRTLARHEALRGIEFSLDRGHTLNDSMRVKNRVNEVHAGLPPLLQGYTGAGSIIGIIDSGLDLLHPDFLDSLGRTRVLHYWDQTLNDSLALAPLPYGYGQAYDSAAINAGQCPAEDQFFFYGHGTTVAGTAAGNGRANGRHMGVAPDADLIIVSSDFNRPNWRAAVADAVQYIFDHAAALGRPAVINASLGTYFGSHDGLDAASLIVDGLLDAAPGRAMVCAAGNSRTLPDYHLSYPVTADTAYTWFLTNYTSGFGVPAAYFELWADTADLNDVSFSVGADQWHTGYHLARSRGPWHSVQDMLGQVVTDTLYSDLGNRLGHVEYFAELRGGQVRVDVLIPEPDSAEYRWRFSTTGQGRFHVWSANELGTSRIVFDLSPVNGQNDPLYRYPDTGMRTVDAWACSDKVITVANYQNELAYTDYTNTFQTFPGTEGEISPSSSNGPTRDGRLKPDLASTGDITLSSAPLSWVQFLIANQPFKVDVGGYHIRGGGTSIASPVVTGTVALLFERCPTATWSDVKEALINSARADAFTGTTPNTLYGHGKLDAFAALLAAGPDMTFAVDTTICAGDSVLVNAPADLVDYTWSSGLQNAPFFQSTAGSYTVEGFNSAGCFGTSDPLVFSVLPPVAAPTISQLGNTLESSPAAAYQWWLDGQPIPGADQQTYDVLVTGTYAVSIADAEGCTATSDPLFVLWTAIASTDDATAARAWPVPAHEELWVSLPFASSPLAVDVLDVAGRVITALRTTDQLVRFDVRDWAPGLYAVRIGSGPDAQVLRVSVR